A window from Kluyveromyces lactis strain NRRL Y-1140 chromosome E complete sequence encodes these proteins:
- the FOX2 gene encoding bifunctional hydroxyacyl-CoA dehydrogenase/enoyl-CoA hydratase FOX2 (highly similar to uniprot|Q02207 Saccharomyces cerevisiae YKR009C FOX2 Multifunctional enzyme of the peroxisomal fatty acid beta-oxidation pathway has 3-hydroxyacyl-CoA dehydrogenase and enoyl-CoA hydratase activities): MSLEFKDRVVIITGAGGGLGRVYALEYAKRGGKVVVNDLGRSAADSVVQEIKKLGGEGDAVANYDSVSDNGAAIVETAISNFGRVDILINNAGILRDSSFAKMSEKQFQQVIDVHLNGAFKLTRAAWPHMRKQKFGRIINTCSPAGLYGNFGQANYSAAKLGLLGFGESLAKEGYKYNINVNSIAPLARSAMTENVIPANILKELGPEKIAPLILYLTHENTKVTNNIFELAAGFYSQIRWERSSGELFHPNVETLTPETILPKFNKIIEFKDKPFNKVQHPIELSNYNDLITKARELPENKNGPIPIKSLRGKVVIITGSGSGLGKSHAQWFARYGAKVVINDIRDPSAVVDEINKKYGSGSAVADTHDIVKEAQQVVQTAVDKFGRVDILVNNAGILRDRSFAKMTEDEWNAVINVHLFSTFALSKAVWPIFLKQKSGYIINTTSTSGIYGNFGQCNYAAAKAAILGFSRTLALEGTKRGITVNVIAPHAETAMTKTIFSSKELNNHFDPGFVSPFVVLLCSDELQELGKNRVKGLLFEVGGGWCGLTRWQRSRGIVNSDATPEYLAEHWKELTDFSKGTMNPSSTQESSMAILQSVHKHAADKAKPKTYKYTSRDVILYNLGLGATTRELQYTYENHPQFQVLPTFATIPYMADGSIDIKFDELVDNFNYAMLLHGEQYFKINKFPLPTSGELRTTGKPLQVLGKSSKAAIIVGGYETVDAKTNEPVIYNEGTFFVRNAVVPDNKVINKAKERSPFATKAFVTKDLGDPDFEAEISTFEDQAALYRLSGDYNPLHIDPQLAKSVKFPKPILHGLCTLGVSAKELFEKYGPFDELKARFTNVVFPGDRLKVKAWKKNDVVIFQTTDLNTGKIVLDNSAIKLIGKSKL; this comes from the coding sequence ATGTCGTTAGAATTTAAGGACAGAGTAGTTATAATTACAGGAGCAGGTGGTGGGCTCGGTAGGGTTTATGCGCTAGAATATGCTAAACGTGGTGGTAAAGTTGTTGTTAACGATTTAGGTCGTAGTGCAGCGGATTCAGTGGTTCAAGAGATAAAAAAATTGGGTGGTGAAGGTGATGCTGTAGCTAATTACGATTCGGTTTCCGATAATGGTGCAGCGATAGTAGAAACTGCCATTAGCAACTTTGGACGcgttgatattttgattaACAATGCAGGTATTCTTAGGGATTCGTCTTTCGCTAAGATGTCCGAGAAGCAATTTCAACAAGTGATCGATGTTCATTTGAACGGTGCCTTTAAGTTGACTAGAGCTGCTTGGCCTCATATGAGGAAACAGAAGTTTGGTAGGATCATAAATACATGTTCTCCTGCCGGGTTGTATGGGAATTTCGGTCAGGCTAACTATTCTGCTGCAAAACTGGGTTTACTCGGGTTTGGTGAAAGTTTGGCAAAGGAAGGGTATAAGTACAATATCAACGTGAATTCGATTGCACCTTTGGCCAGGTCAGCGATGACTGAAAATGTTATACCAGCtaatatcttgaaagaattgggTCCAGAGAAGATTGCACCCTTAATCTTGTATTTAACTCATGAAAACACTAAGGTTACCAACAATATCTTCGAATTAGCTGCAGGGTTCTATTCTCAAATCAGATGGGAAAGATCTTCTGGTGAATTGTTCCACCCAAACGTTGAGACACTAACTCCAGAAACTATTTTACCCAAATTCAATAAGATTATTGAGTTCAAGGATAAACCTTTCAACAAGGTACAACATCCCATTGAATTATCAAATTATAACGATTTGATTACGAAAGCCCGTGAATTACCAGAGAACAAGAATGGACCAATTCCAATTAAATCTTTGCGTGGGAAAGTTGTTATAATCACCGGTTCTGGATCTGGTTTAGGTAAATCACACGCTCAATGGTTTGCTAGATACGGTGCCAAGGTGGTTATCAACGATATCAGGGACCCCAgtgctgttgttgatgaaatcaataAAAAGTATGGCTCCGGTTCCGCAGTAGCTGATACTCACGACATTGTGAAAGAGGCTCAACAGGTCGTACAAACTGCAGTTGACAAATTTGGTCGTGTTGATATCTTGGTTAACAACGCCGGTATTCTTCGTGATAGGTCTTTTGCAAAGATGACGGAAGACGAATGGAATGCTGTCATCAATGTTCACTTGTTTTCTACTTTTGCTCTATCGAAAGCCGTTTGGCCAATATTcttgaaacagaaatcGGGTTATATCATTAATACTACATCTACTTCAGGCATTTACGGTAATTTTGGTCAATGTAACTATGCAGCAGCAAAAGCTGCCATCTTGGGATTCTCTAGAACTTTGGCTTTGGAAGGTACTAAACGTGGTATTACAGTGAATGTCATTGCACCACATGCAGAAACTGCAATGACAAAGACGATATTTTCAAGTAAGGAATTGAACAATCATTTTGACCCCGGTTTCGTGTCCCCATTTGTGGTACTTTTATGCTCCGATGAATTACAAGAACTCGGTAAGAACCGTGTGAAAGGTTTATTGTTCGAAGTAGGCGGTGGTTGGTGTGGATTAACAAGATGGCAAAGGAGTAGAGGCATCGTTAACAGTGATGCAACGCCAGAATATCTAGCCGAACACTGGAAAGAATTAACAGATTTCAGTAAGGGTACCATGAACCCTAGTTCTACTCAGGAATCTAGTATGGCAATACTTCAATCAGTGCATAAGCATGCAGCAGATAAAGCTAAACCCAAGACTTACAAGTATACCTCTCGTGATGTCATTTTGTACAACTTGGGTCTTGGTGCTACAACAAGGGAATTACAATACACTTACGAAAACCATCCACAATTCCAAGTGTTGCCTACATTTGCTACTATACCATACATGGCTGATGGGTccattgatatcaaattcgATGAGTTAGTGGATAATTTCAATTACGCTATGCTATTGCATGGTGAacaatatttcaagatcaataaGTTCCCATTACCCACTAGTGGTGAGTTGAGAACCACTGGTAAACCTTTACAGGTTCTGGGTAAAAGCTCCAAAGCAGCCATTATTGTTGGTGGGTATGAAACTGTTGATGCGAAGACCAATGAACCTGTTATTTACAATGAGGGAACATTCTTCGTTCGTAACGCTGTCGTTCCGGATAATAAGGTTATCAACAAGGCGAAGGAGAGATCACCATTTGCAACGAAAGCGTTTGTCACTAAGGACTTAGGTGACCCTGATTTTGAAGCTGAAATTTCTACTTTTGAAGACCAGGCTGCATTGTACCGTTTATCCGGTGACTACAATCCTTTGCATATTGATCCTCAACTTGCCAAATCAGTGAAATTCCCAAAACCAATTCTCCATGGATTATGTACCCTTGGTGTGAGTGCCAAGGaactatttgaaaagtATGGTCCATTCGATGAATTAAAGGCAAGATTCACTAATGTTGTTTTCCCTGGAGACAGATTAAAGGTAAAAGcatggaagaagaacgaTGTTGTCATTTTCCAAACTACTGATTTGAATACTGGTAAGATCGTATTGGACAATTCTGCCATTAAATTGATCGGTAAATCAAAGTTATAA
- a CDS encoding uncharacterized protein (no similarity), whose product MSGFEKLQSFGSCRMPVPPPLLEEARQRISISKFFSNEGHKRAALKGYFGTVNGPTKPNVSDDKCVTTMRLFTPPPSLDLNTNDSSTRHWTMNENEIVEYKPFVPPKSETGSRFSVSYPYSSLSPKKHLSKRLRSKRSSTNGKKNFFSQQTTNNISDHSPVVTATLESENKQDPSWLKRTLSSASSKFENILKSSSKSRGQDVGNISICHASTYYNNGGDEEESFVFNPNKTTAIDEKFINASENLYYYDQPGTEVFNDYAPVKTATQSIKTFKDEPIDADRHFMLYKNEEGKEEIVDVRKPIVDQSTYAINENETIMKKSGNSRECSDELQNDQFDTKARATSSSSSSSALSSVSLSPNLSLEHARMGKGGVTVTKLDQIDDSIVVMKQNKKRKKKLLSNLVSSIEPISQQFDLNPVLKQGSDLMKKFNVIDSEVRQKDFEFVKKSDDPEVKKVIKVKPFTRNQSLLEQFAKNITKSNKTISDFCKLSSVFMHDNPNYFEEYNDFLKHRDEAYDVNGPSFVQELQNLFASSELLKPGPKMDSVVVDEARKNVEFASLTQDGVEIQEYDTLNPPSATTRSKSAGSYNQGMTKSDFSKVESLDTNNSNTTNDSSHYSEVSSLSDVYSCGPVPFPDSSTKHLLIGLLELLGAPEEVKGTDDLKVALLSLHPYLSKAIGFLWNVSKIAMSETTVCKKRYKEALQKATYHEVGLEFMQQKIESLKDVHEEKVKSLENKINELQADLAHYKAYKDAKVTIIDMNFQTTNDTLCKAIEKCDVIRKKDIESFKVAWFKTVDNLKLAKENLLSTLTELNDLKNKTHAAKIQEDDYRSMEKECDDFRALGGIYDKITKSVYDKQMKYVKVKEKFKAAEEQLNVKNSQIVSLKRAHEEQIHELSALSPEKRQRTLGFWDRTHYEVALLEKDDMIDQLKFDLELKDEVVLDMQSELDSKSKRLHEYRSDRARLSSEKCLLNIELEDTKRLHKVNFERMERGYKREIHELSTTLEQRTKYFDRELQIHKANCQKSVDEALKVALKSDISLSVISNPKRFAVSRALAYVMNKKRNLRRCLETLNVENIPMNDKYLTWESIPKCESYRIRKRDSEELVSIRNPAHFIANPGPQLNGMELTDCSNSKKDRTFSGANERVEVEKQDQVISNTASVPELVPELVPDDQHSMTDTSSCHSVHNDVQETLPLVIAKNGSKTSPSNRPRNNSNGDYRHLSHSEMFKKLGMHHHLLSYDCVRREEDIKPKRQQRSSDLENQFGPASLGLTKPDEKDDLTVHSNPIFDDPIGSYGKSSGARFIRDKLRSNISLHDVISNPAVATTISKDDSIDAESTEGDSERKPKVPAFAQLGDNITELFNTVASTFSKKSSATLRLGSADESVYDTHFLETKVPSEINSFDISPVSPLNLQGGPSTAASLSPRSPMAIPAQSAVTPLTANTAGTASTKPSWFDFSNKDSSWYSLKFKNSKETSTSG is encoded by the coding sequence ATGAGTGGCTTTGAAAAGTTACAAAGCTTTGGGAGTTGTAGAATGCCAGTTCCTCCTCCCTTATTGGAAGAAGCAAGGCaaagaatttcaatttcgaaATTTTTTTCGAATGAAGGGCATAAGAGAGCTGCTTTAAAAGGCTATTTTGGTACTGTCAACGGCCCTACGAAACCTAATGTTTCAGATGATAAATGTGTAACAACAATGAGATTATTTACACCCCCACCATCTTTAGATCTGAATACAAATGATTCGTCTACCCGTCATTGGACtatgaatgaaaatgaaatcgtTGAGTATAAGCCATTTGTACCACCAAAGTCCGAAACTGGCAGTAGGTTTTCAGTGTCTTATCCGTATTCTTCACTttcaccaaagaaacattTAAGTAAGAGACTTagaagcaaaagaagttcaacaaacggtaaaaagaattttttctctcAGCAAACTACCAATAACATCTCTGATCATTCACCAGTTGTTACTGCGACACTTGAGTCTGAGAACAAACAAGATCCATCTTGGTTGAAAAGGACTTTATCAAGTGCAAGTTCcaagtttgaaaacataTTGAAATCGAGCTCAAAATCAAGGGGCCAAGACGTGGggaatatttcaatatgcCATGCTAGTACTTACTACAACAATGGCGGAGATGAGGAAgaatcatttgttttcaatcCCAATAAAACTACTGccattgatgaaaaattcatcaatgcCTCTGAAAACCTGTATTACTATGATCAACCTGGCACGgaagttttcaatgattATGCACCTGTTAAGACTGCAACACAATCGATAAAGACTTTTAAGGATGAACCAATTGATGCTGATAGACATTTCATGCTATACAAGAACGAGGAAGGAAAGGAAGAGATTGTAGATGTTCGTAAACCCATAGTTGATCAATCAACGTATGCCATCAACGAAAATGAAACCATTATGAAAAAATCTGGTAATTCTAGGGAATGTTCGGATGAGTTGCAAAATGATCAGTTCGATACAAAAGCAAGAgctacttcttcttcgtcgtcatcttcaGCATTATCTTCGGTGTCTCTGTCACCAAATTTGAGTTTGGAACATGCAAGAATGGGGAAAGGGGGTGTTACCGTTACTAAATTGGatcaaattgatgattctaTTGTAGTTATGAAgcagaacaagaaaagaaagaaaaaactgCTGTCAAACTTGGTGTCATCAATAGAACCAATTTCCCAGCAATTTGATCTTAACCCAGTTCTGAAGCAGGGATCTGAtttaatgaagaaattcaatgTGATTGACAGTGAGGTTAGACAGAAAGATTTCGAATTCGTTAAAAAATCTGACGATCCTGAGGTGAAGAAAGTAATCAAAGTGAAGCCTTTTACAAGAAATCAATCGttattggaacaatttgCCAAGAATATCACTAAAAGCAATAAAACAATATCAGACTTTTGTAAGCTTTCTTCAGTGTTTATGCATGATAATCCTAATTATTTTGAAGAGTACAACGATTTTTTGAAACATAGGGATGAAGCCTATGATGTCAATGGTCCTAGTTTCGTTCAAGAGCTTCAAAATTTGTTTGCCTCATCAGAATTGCTTAAACCGGGTCCTAAAATGGACTCTGTCGTCGTGGATGAGGCGAGGAAGAATGTAGAATTTGCATCCTTGACACAGGATGGTGTTGAGATTCAGGAATATGACACTTTAAACCCTCCCTCAGCTACAACAAGGTCTAAAAGTGCAGGTAGTTATAACCAAGGTATGACGAAGAGCGacttttcaaaagttgaatCCCTGGATACCAATAATTCTAACACCACTAATGATTCCTCACATTATTCCGAAGTTTCATCTTTAAGTGATGTATACAGTTGTGGTCCTGTGCCCTTTCCTGATTCATCCACAAAGCACTTACTCATTGGGCTACTAGAATTGTTAGGTGCTCCTGAAGAAGTTAAAGGTACTGATGATTTAAAAGTTGCCTTATTAAGTTTACATCCGTATCTCTCAAAAGCTATTGGATTTTTATGGAACGTTTCCAAAATTGCCATGTCAGAAACGACAGTATGCAAGAAACGCTACAAAGAGGCGTTACAGAAGGCCACATACCATGAGGTTGGATTGGAATTTATGCAGCAAAAGATTGAATCACTCAAAGACGTTCATGAGGAAAAAGTGAAATCCTTGGAGAATAAGATCAACGAACTACAAGCTGATTTGGCCCATTACAAAGCATACAAGGATGCCAAAGTTACTATCATCGATATGAATTTCCAGACAACAAATGATACGTTGTGCAAAGCGATTGAAAAATGCGATGTTATTCGCAAGAAGGATATTGAAAGCTTCAAAGTGGCTTGGTTCAAAACTGTTGATAATCTCAAGTTAGCCAAGGAAAACCTTCTGAGCACTTTGACTGAACTCAacgatttgaaaaataagaCACATGCTGCAAAGATTCAGGAAGATGACTATCGTTCTATGGAGAAAGAGTGTGATGATTTCAGAGCACTTGGAGGAATATATGATAAGATTACCAAATCTGTCTATGACAAGCAGATGAAATACGTTAAAGTCAAAGAGAAATTCAAAGCAGCTGAAGAGCAGCTTAACGTGAAGAATTCCCAGAtagtttctttgaaaagagcACATGAAGAGCAAATACACGAGTTAAGCGCATTATCTCCTGAAAAGAGACAAAGAACATTAGGGTTTTGGGATAGAACTCATTACGAGGTCGCTTTGTTGGAGAAAGATGACATGATAGAtcagttgaagtttgaTCTAGAACTCAAGGATGAAGTGGTTTTAGATATGCAATCCGAGCTAGATAGCAAAAGTAAGCGTCTCCATGAATACAGATCGGACAGGGCGCGGCTATCCTCTGAAAAATGTCTCTTAAACATAGAACTTGAAGACACAAAGAGGCTTCACAAGGTGAATTTTGAAAGGATGGAAAGAGGTTACAAACGAGAAATCCATGAGTTATCTACCACTTTAGAACAAAGGACAAAATATTTTGATAGAGAGCTCCAAATCCATAAGGCAAACTGTCAAAAATCTGTCGATGAAGCTTTGAAAGTGGCTCTTAAATCAGACATATCGCTGAGTGTAATTTCTAATCCGAAAAGGTTTGCAGTATCCAGAGCATTGGCTTACGTCATGAACAAGAAGCGGAATTTGAGGAGATGTTTGGAAACTTTGAACGTAGAAAACATTCCCATGAATGACAAGTACTTGACTTGGGAATCTATTCCAAAATGTGAATCCTACAGAATACGGAAACGAGATTCCGAAGAATTGGTATCAATTAGAAACCCTGCCCATTTTATTGCGAATCCCGGGCCGCAGTTAAATGGAATGGAGTTAACTGATTGTTCTAATTCGAAGAAAGATCGTACTTTTTCTGGAGCGAATGAACGTGTGGAAGTGGAGAAACAAGACCAAGTCATATCTAATACTGCTTCTGTTCCTGAGTTGGTTCCTGAATTGGTTCCCGATGATCAGCATTCCATGACGgatacttcttcttgccATAGTGTCCACAATGATGTTCAGGAAACTCTGCCACTTGTTATTGCCAAAAATGGTTCCAAAACTTCGCCTTCCAATCGTCCTCGAAATAACAGCAACGGTGATTACAGACACCTTTCGCACTCTGAGATGTTCAAAAAGCTTGGAAtgcatcatcatcttttatCGTACGATTGTGTGAGGAGGGAAGAGGATATAAAGCCAAAGCGACAACAAAGGTCAtctgatttggaaaatcaATTTGGACCAGCATCTCTAGGATTGACAAAACCAGATGAGAAGGATGACTTGACTGTCCATTCAAACCCAATATTTGACGATCCTATTGGCAGTTATGGGAAGAGTTCAGGTGCCCGCTTTATTAGAGATAAGTTAAGGTCAAATATATCTTTGCATGATGTTATATCCAATCCAGCGGTGGCGACCActatttcaaaagatgattCGATCGATGCTGAATCTACTGAAGGAGATTctgaaagaaaaccaaaagTACCTGCATTTGCACAATTGGGTGATAACATAACGGAACTATTCAATACAGTGGCATCcacattttcaaaaaaatcgTCAGCTACATTGCGATTGGGTTCAGCTGACGAAAGTGTGTATGACACTCATTTCTTGGAAACAAAGGTCCCAAGTGAGATCAATTCGTTCGACATCAGTCCAGTGTCACCGCTCAACCTTCAAGGTGGGCCATCAACAGCTGCTTCATTATCTCCAAGATCACCAATGGCAATCCCTGCCCAGAGTGCGGTTACTCCATTGACTGCAAATACTGCTGGTACAGCTTCAACGAAGCCTAGTTggtttgatttttcaaataagGATTCTAGTTGGTATTCATTGaagttcaaaaattcaaaggAAACATCAACTAGCGGATGA
- a CDS encoding glycosyltransferase family 15 protein (similar to uniprot|P27810 Saccharomyces cerevisiae YOR099W KTR1 Alpha-1 2-mannosyltransferase involved in O-and N-linked protein glycosylation member of the KRE2/MNT1 mannosyltransferase family) — MIGKLHLSKRTVRNGIILITIIGLIYGFWSTYGIEDRIAELKPEPESEPKSSVQDEKPVEKFYTDDRGNDIILSLVRNEELDGMLQSIRQFERRFNKKYHYDWWFVNDKKFTEEFINGTSNEVSGNVKYITLPKEFFDYPDNIDRGKAAKVREEMGKKKIAYGASESYRFMCRFNSGLFYKLPELANVEYYWRVEPYVKFGCDINYDVFQHMRQNDKLYGFAMAMGEDQKTIPTLWEHTYKYFFEMHPELVSKRNNFKFISDDDGATYNGCHFWTNFEIAHLKIFKDPSYGYESYFQYLDSLGGFFYERWGDAPVHTLAFSLLLDVDQIHFVPDTGYAHNPNQDCPRDNPLKEILRCNCQASKDFTWHRWSCVSKFFDVNGLQRPDTLSQVKKHYSYLLPENKNMDRTQPMTTELK; from the coding sequence ATGATCGGTAAATTACATCTATCGAAAAGAACGGTACGAAATGGTATCATATTGATCACGATAATCGGATTAATTTATGGATTCTGGTCGACTTATGGGATCGAAGATAGAATTGCCGAGTTAAAACCAGAACCAGAATCAGAACCAAAATCATCGGTACAGGACGAGAAAccagttgaaaagttttaTACTGATGATAGGGGTAATGATATTATACTTTCTTTGGTGCGAAACGAGGAATTGGATGGTATGTTGCAATCAATTAGACAATTCGAGAGACGattcaacaagaaataCCATTACGATTGGTGGTTTGTAAACGATAAAAAGTTCACTGAAGAGTTCATCAATGGTACTTCTAATGAAGTTAGCGGTAACGTAAAGTATATCACGCTTCCGAAAGAATTTTTCGACTATCCAGATAATATCGATCGTGGAAAAGCTGCCAAAGTTAGAGAGGAAATGggcaaaaagaaaattgcTTATGGCGCTAGCGAATCGTATCGTTTCATGTGTAGATTCAATTCTGGATTGTTTTACAAGTTACCAGAACTAGCAAATGTTGAATACTATTGGCGTGTGGAACCTTACGTGAAATTCGGATGTGATATAAACTATGATGTATTCCAGCATATGAGACAAAACGACAAATTATACGGGTTTGCCATGGCCATGGGTGAAGACCAAAAGACGATCCCGACGTTATGGGAACATACGTATAAGTATTTTTTCGAAATGCACCCTGAACTTGTCAGCAAACGaaacaacttcaaattcatctcGGACGATGACGGAGCCACGTATAACGGATGTCATTTTTGGACTAACTTTGAGATTGCCCATTTaaagatattcaaagaCCCGAGTTATGGGTACGAATCttatttccaatatttGGACTCACTTGGTGGGTTTTTCTACGAACGTTGGGGCGATGCTCCGGTTCATACGCTTGCATTTAGTTTGTTACTAGACGTTGACCAAATCCATTTTGTACCCGATACAGGGTACGCACACAATCCAAATCAAGATTGTCCAAGAGATAACCcgttgaaagaaatattgaGATGCAATTGCCAAGCCTCAAAAGATTTCACGTGGCATCGTTGGAGTTGCGTCAGTAAGTTCTTTGATGTGAATGGACTGCAGAGGCCAGATACCTTATCACAAGTGAAGAAACACTACTCATATTTATTACCAGAAAATAAGAATATGGACAGGACACAGCCTATGACAACAGAACTCAAATAA
- the QCR10 gene encoding ubiquinol--cytochrome-c reductase subunit 10 (similar to uniprot|P37299 Saccharomyces cerevisiae YHR001W-A QCR10 8.5 kDa subunit of the ubiqunol-cytochrome c oxidoreductase complex) has product MVAYVSKLSAKTAAHFGRITFENLKSYAPNLALWGGASTFGLFVFTDGWPTFQDAFYRKIPYFGDHWVKVVAPEDSPQ; this is encoded by the exons ATGGTTGCT tacGTTTCTAAACTATCAGCAAAGACTGCTGCTCACTTCGGTAGAATcacttttgaaaacttgaagagTTACGCTCCAAACTTGGCTCTTTGGGGTGGTGCTTCTACTTTCGGTTTATTCGTGTTCACCGATGGCTGGCCAACTTTCCAAGATGCCTTCTACAGAAAGATCCCATACTTCGGTGACCACTGGGTTAAGGTTGTTGCTCCAGAAGACAGTCCTCAATAA